A genomic stretch from Sceloporus undulatus isolate JIND9_A2432 ecotype Alabama chromosome 5, SceUnd_v1.1, whole genome shotgun sequence includes:
- the RINT1 gene encoding RAD50-interacting protein 1: MAQLSPESEEAPLPEEETKEEDGPMEDTKDPEEAQLFHTAGDAEKEALKSEKERTPRDPESCDIPFYVSEFVEREVGIDCDSLSKLGRLIEQLTENKIKLEEQVLTVSSEVPKRIQQALQNAEDSKLSLSQLLDKESLLYDSINNHLLTSQPWMEDLGLLINQVKEVERHLAYLKWISQIEELSDNIQQYLMTNNVPEAATTLASMAELDIKLQESSCSHLLSFVRSTVQFWHKILKDRLSSDFEEALTHLHWPFVGPAQSQPFGLTGAPTNAVEIYSNFEMLFSQLLKLQISDELLTKPKQLPEKYLLPPTPPVILPIQIMVAPLQKRFKYHFTGNRQTNVLSKPEWYLTQVLMWIGNHAKFLDDKVQPILDRAGSPVSARLEFSRALVMVILEKLAADIPCLLYDDSLFCHLVDEVLLFERELHGVHGYLSSFPSCMHILSEETYFQRWLTVERKFALQKMDSMLSSEAAWISQYKDITDVDEMKVPDCAETFMTLLLVITDRYKHLPTAARKLQFLELQKELVDDFRIRLTQVMKEETRAPLAFRYCAILNAVNYIATVLADWADNLFFLQLQQAALEVCADSSALSKLQLGQLASMESSVFDDMINLLERLKHDMLTRQVDHVFREVKDAAKMYRKERWLSLPSQSEQAVMSLSATACPLLLTLRDQLLQLEQQLCYSLFKIFWQMLAEKVDLFIYQEIILANHFNEGGAAQLQFDMTRNLFPLFSHYCKRPENYFKHIKEACIVLNLNVGSALLLKDVLQSAADNRSGTILNSNLPTAVAALNELGIYKLAQQDVEILLNLRTNWPSTGK; the protein is encoded by the exons ATGGCACAGCTGTCGCCGGAAAGCGAAGAAGCGCCGCTTCCTGAGGAG GAAACTAAGGAAGAAGATGGGCCAATGGAAGATACAAAAGATCCCGAAGAAGCCCAGCTATTTCA TACTGCAGGTGATGCTGAGAAGGAAGCCCTTAAGAGTGAAAAAGAGAGAACGCCTAGAGACCCAGAGAGCTGTGACATACCTTTTTACGTGTCTGAATTTGTGGAAAGGGAGGTTGGCATTGACTGCGATTCATTAAGCAAGCTTGGCAGACTTATTGAGCAGCtgacagaaaacaaaataaagttagAAGAACAG GTGCTTACAGTTTCATCTGAAGTTCCCAAAAGAATTCAGCAGGCCTTACAGAATGCAGAGGACTCTAAATTGTCTCTCAGTCAACTTCTGGACAAGGAAAGCCTTTTATATGATTCAATTAATAACCATTTGTTGACATCCCAGCCATGGATGGAGGATCTTGGTTTACTGATCAATCAAGTAAAAGAAGTTGAACGGCACCTTGCTTATTTAAAATGGATTTCACAAATAGAGgaattaag TGACAACATTCAGCAATATCTTATGACCAACAATGTTCCAGAGGCTGCTACTACTTTAGCATCTATGGCTGAACTGGATATCAAGCTGCAGGAGTCATCTTGttctcatcttctttcttttgtgAGATCTACTGTTCAGTTCTGGCACAAGATCCTGAAGGATAGACTGTCAAG TGATTTTGAGGAGGCTTTAACTCATCTTCATTGGCCATTTGTTGGACCAGCACAATCCCAGCCTTTTGGCTTGACTGGAGCACCCACCAATGCTGTTGAGATATATAGTAACTTTGAGATGCTCTTTTCTCAACTCCTGAAACTGCAAATTTC AGATGAACTATTAACCAAACCAAAGCAGCTTCCAGAAAAGTACCTTCTTCCTCCCACTCCACCTGTTATATTACCCATACAGATTATGGTGGCTCCTCTTCAGAAAAGATTCAAGTATCATTTCACAGGGAATAGGCAAACAAATGTTCTAAGCAAG CCTGAATGGTACCTAACCCAGGTGCTCATGTGGATTGGAAATCATGCTAAGTTTCTTGATGACAAAGTCCAACCAATATTGGACAGGGCAGGCTCTCCAGTCAGTGCAAGA TTGGAGTTTTCCCGAGCTTTGGTGATGGTGATCCTGGAGAAGTTGGCTGCTGACATTCCTTGCTTGTTGTATGATGACAGCCTCTTCTGTCACCTGGTGGATGAGGTACTTCTGTTTGAGAGAGAGCTGCACGGTGTTCATGGATATCTCAGCAGCTTTCCCAGCTGTATGCACATTTTATCAGAAGAAACCTATTTTCAAAGATGGTTAACTGTGGAAAGAAAAT ttgctcttcaaaagaTGGACTCCATGCTTTCATCTGAAGCTGCCTGGATATCACAGTACAAAGATATCACTGATGTAGATGAAATGAAAGTTCCAGACTGTGCTGAAACTTTTATGACTTTGCTACTGGTTATCACAG ATAGGTATAAGCACCTTCCTACTGCTGCTAGAAAGCTCCAGTTCCTAGAATTGCAGAAAGAGTTGGTGGATGACTTCAGGATAAGACTAACTCAGGTTATGAAGGAAGAGACCAGAGCACCTTTAGCTTTCCGGTACTGTGCAATCCTAAATGCTGTCAACTACATAGCAACTGTATTAGCAGACTGGGCTGACAACCTT TTCTTCTTGCAGCTTCAGCAGGCTGCATTGGAGGTTTGTGCTGACAGCAGTGCACTGAGTAAACTACAGCTTGGACAACTGGCTTCGATGGAAAGCTCTGTGTTTGATGATATGATTAACCTTCTGGAGCGTCTAAAACATGATATGCTGACTCGTCAAGTAGATCATGTCTTCCGAGAAGTCAAAGATGCTGCCAAAATGTACCGAAAAGAAAG gTGGCTGTCTCTGCCGTCTCAGTCTGAACAGGCAGTAATGTCCTTGTCAGCCACTGCCTGCCCATTGCTGCTTACCTTGAGAGACCAACTGCTACAGCTAGAGCAGCAGCTTTGCTACTCATTGTTCAAAATCTTCTGGCAAATGCTTGCAGAGAAGGTGGATTTGTTCATTTATCAGGAA ATAATTCTGGCCAATCACTTCAATGAAGGAGGAGCAGCACAACTACAGTTTGACATGACCAGGAATCTTTTccctttattttcacattattgcaagCGGCCAGAGAATTATTTTAAACA TATAAAGGAGGCTTGTATTGTACTGAACTTAAATGTTGGCTCAGCCCTGCTTTTGAAGGATGTGCTACAGTCAGCTGCTGATAACAGAAGTGGAACCATCTTGAATTCAAATCTGCCTACAGCTGTAGCAGCATTAAATGAACTTGGAATCTATAAATTGGCTCAACAAGATGTTGAGATTCTTCTTAATCTGAGAACTAATTGGCCTAGTACTGGGAAATAA
- the EFCAB10 gene encoding EF-hand calcium-binding domain-containing protein 10 has translation MDPEAEGREYLDRHKIPDLLHTLTALLLFHRPDRPREFLIKTLEKVKLAKMSNSEYPNLMDESNLDAMFQMLDAAGQGCISVPQYRGALEALGLSSKDDPFDEIDLITPEVFKENVMKKFAEMWAAF, from the exons ATGGACCCAGAGGCTGAAGGCAGAGAGTACCTGGACAGGCACAAGATCCCAGACCTCCTGCACACCTTGaccgccctcctcctcttccatcgcCCAG ACAGACCGAGGGAGTTTCTGATCAAAACGCTGGAGAAAGTGAAGCTGGCAAAAATGTCCAATTCGGAGTATCCCAACCTTATGGATGAATCTAACCTGGATGCGATGTTTCAGATGCTGGATGCTGCAGGCCAAGGCTGCATAAGCGTACCACAGTACAGAGGAG CACTTGAAGCTTTGGGACTGAGTAGTAAAGATGACCCTTTTGATGAAATCGACTTAATTACACCAGAAGTCTTCAAGGAAAATGT GATGAAAAAATTCGCTGAAATGTGGGCAGCATTTTAG